From one Streptomyces sp. ICC1 genomic stretch:
- a CDS encoding MOSC domain-containing protein, translating into MSTARAAQVAAVSSNGVYSFTKPTRESIRLIEGLGVEGDVHAGVTVKHRSRVAQDPTQPNLRQVHLIHRELFEEVAEAGHQVEPGQLGENVTTEGIDLLGLPTGTLLRLGEDAVVEVTGLRNPCLQIDAFQHGLLKQVVSRDEEGNLLRKAGIMGVVHRGGTIRPGDTIEITLPPVPHVPLDRV; encoded by the coding sequence ATGAGCACGGCGAGAGCGGCGCAGGTCGCGGCGGTCAGCAGCAACGGCGTCTACTCGTTCACCAAGCCCACGCGCGAGAGCATCAGGCTCATCGAGGGACTGGGGGTCGAGGGCGACGTTCACGCGGGCGTCACGGTGAAGCACCGTTCGCGCGTGGCCCAGGACCCGACGCAGCCGAATCTGCGGCAGGTCCACCTCATCCACCGGGAGCTCTTCGAGGAGGTCGCGGAGGCGGGTCACCAGGTCGAGCCGGGCCAGCTCGGCGAGAACGTCACGACCGAGGGCATCGACCTGCTCGGCCTGCCGACCGGCACCCTGCTGCGCCTGGGCGAGGACGCCGTGGTGGAGGTGACCGGCCTGCGCAACCCGTGCCTGCAGATCGACGCCTTCCAGCACGGGCTGCTCAAGCAGGTGGTGAGCCGGGACGAGGAGGGCAACCTGCTCCGCAAGGCCGGAATCATGGGCGTGGTCCACCGGGGCGGCACCATCCGTCCCGGCGACACCATCGAGATCACGCTCCCGCCGGTCCCGCACGTCCCGCTCGACCGGGTCTGA
- a CDS encoding methyltransferase domain-containing protein, producing the protein MSEDRTQDHTRVQEFFGARAADWDRKFPGDGPAFETAVAEFGLRPGNRVLDAGCGTGRAMTALRAAVGPSGTVLGADLTPQMLAAARDAGRGAQGALLLADVAQLPLRDGALDAVFAAGLIAHLPDPGANLRELARVVRPDGRLALFHPIGRAALAARHGRELTPDDMRAEHNLGPLLAGSGWRMTSYADEDARFMALAVRTA; encoded by the coding sequence ATGAGCGAAGACCGCACACAGGATCACACCCGCGTCCAGGAGTTCTTCGGAGCGCGCGCGGCCGACTGGGACCGCAAGTTCCCCGGCGACGGCCCCGCCTTCGAGACGGCGGTGGCCGAGTTCGGTCTGCGGCCCGGGAACCGGGTGCTCGACGCGGGCTGCGGCACCGGCCGGGCGATGACCGCGCTGCGCGCGGCCGTGGGCCCGTCGGGCACCGTGCTCGGCGCCGACCTCACCCCTCAGATGCTGGCCGCCGCGCGGGACGCCGGCCGGGGCGCGCAGGGCGCGCTGCTGCTCGCGGACGTGGCGCAGCTGCCGCTGCGCGACGGGGCGCTCGACGCGGTCTTCGCCGCCGGGCTCATCGCCCACCTGCCCGACCCGGGGGCCAACCTGCGCGAACTCGCCCGCGTGGTTCGCCCCGACGGGCGGCTCGCGCTGTTCCACCCGATCGGGCGCGCGGCCCTGGCGGCGCGCCACGGCCGCGAGCTGACCCCGGACGACATGCGGGCGGAGCACAACCTCGGCCCGCTGCTGGCCGGTTCGGGCTGGCGGATGACCTCGTACGCGGACGAGGACGCCCGGTTCATGGCACTGGCCGTGCGCACCGCCTGA
- a CDS encoding extracellular solute-binding protein, which translates to MRRGIAATALVAALALAATACGGDTKDADGGAKAGGELSGTVTWWDTSNDAEKASFQKIAEAFTAKHPKVTVKYVNVPYGDAQNKVKNAFSSGSEAPDVIRADVGWVADFASLGYLAEVPADTAKKVDAEFLPQAAASGKYEGKTYGIPQVIDTMGLFYNKKMLADAGVQPPKTLEELKTAAAAIKAKTGKAGLYLRGDDSYWFLPLIYGEGGDLVDAKTKTVTVDNPAGVKAFKAARDLVASGAAITNATDGWTNMQTAFKSGEAAMMINGPWAVADTYAGDQFKDKANLGIAAVPAGSVKAGAPQGGHDLAVYAGSKNITAAQAFVDYMTSQEVQVQSAKELSLLPTRTAAYEQPDVKSSEMVQFFKPAVDKAVERAWIPENGSLFEPLKVEYTKAITGATSPEDAAKASGAEFRKILKGWK; encoded by the coding sequence ATGCGGCGTGGCATAGCGGCCACCGCGCTGGTCGCGGCTCTGGCGCTCGCGGCGACGGCTTGCGGCGGTGACACCAAGGACGCGGACGGCGGCGCCAAGGCCGGCGGGGAGCTCTCCGGCACGGTCACGTGGTGGGACACCTCGAACGACGCCGAGAAGGCGTCCTTCCAGAAGATCGCCGAGGCGTTCACCGCCAAGCACCCCAAGGTGACCGTCAAGTACGTCAACGTCCCCTACGGCGACGCGCAGAACAAGGTCAAGAACGCCTTCAGCAGCGGCTCCGAGGCCCCGGACGTGATCCGTGCCGACGTCGGCTGGGTCGCGGACTTCGCCTCGCTCGGCTACCTCGCCGAGGTCCCGGCCGACACGGCCAAGAAGGTCGACGCCGAATTCCTGCCCCAGGCCGCGGCCAGCGGCAAGTACGAGGGCAAGACCTACGGCATCCCGCAGGTCATCGACACCATGGGCCTCTTCTACAACAAGAAGATGCTCGCCGACGCCGGCGTCCAGCCCCCCAAGACGCTGGAGGAGCTGAAGACCGCCGCCGCCGCCATCAAGGCCAAGACCGGCAAGGCCGGCCTCTACCTGCGCGGCGACGACTCGTACTGGTTCCTGCCGCTCATCTACGGAGAGGGCGGCGACCTCGTCGACGCGAAGACCAAGACGGTCACCGTCGACAACCCGGCGGGCGTCAAGGCCTTCAAGGCCGCCCGCGACCTGGTCGCCTCCGGCGCGGCGATCACCAACGCCACCGACGGCTGGACCAACATGCAGACCGCCTTCAAGTCGGGCGAGGCCGCCATGATGATCAACGGCCCCTGGGCCGTGGCCGACACCTACGCGGGCGACCAGTTCAAGGACAAGGCCAACCTCGGCATCGCCGCCGTCCCGGCCGGCTCCGTCAAGGCGGGCGCCCCGCAGGGCGGCCACGACCTCGCCGTCTACGCGGGCTCCAAGAACATCACCGCCGCGCAGGCCTTCGTCGACTACATGACCTCGCAGGAGGTGCAGGTCCAGTCCGCCAAGGAGCTGAGCCTGCTCCCGACCCGGACCGCCGCCTACGAGCAGCCCGACGTCAAGTCCAGCGAGATGGTCCAGTTCTTCAAGCCGGCCGTCGACAAGGCCGTCGAGCGCGCCTGGATCCCGGAGAACGGCTCCCTCTTCGAGCCGCTCAAGGTCGAATACACCAAGGCCATCACCGGGGCGACGAGCCCGGAGGACGCGGCCAAGGCGTCCGGCGCCGAATTCCGCAAGATCCTCAAGGGCTGGAAGTAA
- a CDS encoding SAM-dependent methyltransferase: MVPVGVVVGGRAEVVDDDWGREAAVIRLDRERFGPEALYGLEDFSHVEVVYHFDRVPQDRIETGARHPRGNPDWPLVGIFAQRGKNRPNRLGVSRCRVVKVDAGAADGPEVHVEGLDAVSGTPVLDLKPYMAEFGPRGDHRQPEWATVLMRDYY; encoded by the coding sequence ATGGTCCCGGTGGGCGTGGTGGTCGGCGGCCGCGCGGAGGTCGTCGACGACGACTGGGGGCGGGAGGCGGCGGTGATCCGCCTGGACCGGGAGCGGTTCGGCCCCGAGGCGCTGTACGGGCTGGAGGACTTCTCGCACGTCGAGGTGGTCTACCACTTCGACCGGGTGCCGCAGGACAGGATCGAGACGGGCGCGCGTCACCCGCGGGGCAATCCGGACTGGCCGCTCGTCGGTATCTTCGCGCAGCGCGGCAAGAACCGGCCGAACCGGCTGGGCGTCTCGCGCTGCCGCGTCGTGAAGGTGGACGCCGGGGCGGCCGACGGTCCGGAGGTGCACGTGGAGGGCCTGGACGCGGTGTCGGGCACCCCGGTGCTCGATCTCAAGCCGTACATGGCGGAGTTCGGCCCGCGCGGCGACCACCGCCAGCCCGAGTGGGCGACCGTGCTGATGCGGGACTACTACTGA
- a CDS encoding RecQ family ATP-dependent DNA helicase, producing MNADLRSSADSVLARLVGDPTGTAKLREDQWRAIEALVADKRRALVVQRTGWGKSAVYFVATSLLRAAGAGPTVIVSPLLALMRNQVEAAARAGIHARTINSANPEDWESIQAEIAAGEVDVLLVSPERLNNPDFRDQVLPKLSAATGLLVVDEAHCISDWGHDFRPDYRRLRTMLADLPPGVPVLATTATANARVTADVAEQLGTGAGTDALVLRGPLDRESLSLAVLTLPDAAHRLAWLADHLGDLPGSGIIYTLTVAAAEEVTAYLRHRGHTVSSYTGKTENADREQAENDLQANRVKALVATSALGMGFDKPDLGFVVHLGSPSSPIAYYQQVGRAGRGVEHAEVLLLPGREDEAIWQYFASVAFPPEQQVRRTLEVLAEARRPLSLPALEPLVDLRRTRLETMLKVLDVDGAVHRVKGGWTSTGEPWVYDTERYAWVARQRAAEQQAMRDYAAATGCRMEFLRLQLDDEEAAPCGRCDNCAGARFTAEVSGAALDTARGELDRPGVELEPRKMWPTGLAAVGVDLKGRIPAGEQASTGRALGRLSDIGWGNRLRPMLAPGAPDQPVPDDVAQAVVTVLADWARGPGGWASGAPDAPGRPVGVVALPSRGRSRLVGSLAARIAEIGRMPLLGTIAYTDQAPEFGLPSSNSAQRVRGLHQALTVPPELAAILKETAGPILLVDDRAESGWTLAVSARLLRRAGAKAVFPLVLALQP from the coding sequence ATGAACGCAGACCTGAGGTCCTCGGCCGACTCCGTACTAGCCCGCCTCGTGGGCGACCCCACGGGGACCGCGAAGCTGCGCGAGGACCAGTGGCGGGCGATCGAGGCCCTCGTCGCGGACAAGCGCCGCGCCCTGGTGGTGCAGCGCACCGGCTGGGGCAAGTCCGCCGTGTACTTCGTGGCCACCTCGCTGCTGCGGGCGGCCGGTGCCGGACCCACGGTGATCGTCTCCCCGCTGCTCGCGCTGATGCGCAACCAGGTGGAGGCCGCCGCGCGGGCCGGGATCCACGCCCGGACCATCAATTCGGCCAACCCCGAGGATTGGGAGTCGATCCAGGCCGAGATCGCCGCGGGCGAGGTCGACGTCCTCCTGGTGAGCCCGGAGCGGCTCAACAACCCCGACTTCCGCGACCAGGTGCTTCCCAAGCTCTCCGCCGCGACCGGTCTGCTCGTGGTGGACGAGGCCCACTGCATCTCGGACTGGGGGCACGACTTCCGCCCCGACTACCGCCGTCTGCGCACCATGCTGGCCGATCTGCCGCCGGGCGTCCCGGTCCTGGCCACGACCGCCACCGCCAACGCCCGCGTGACCGCCGACGTGGCCGAGCAGCTCGGCACCGGGGCCGGGACGGACGCCCTCGTCCTGCGGGGCCCCCTGGACCGCGAGAGCCTCAGCCTGGCGGTGCTCACGCTGCCCGACGCTGCCCACCGGCTGGCCTGGCTCGCCGACCACCTCGGCGACCTCCCCGGCTCCGGGATCATCTACACCCTGACGGTGGCCGCCGCCGAGGAGGTCACCGCGTACCTGCGCCACCGCGGGCACACGGTCTCCTCGTACACCGGCAAGACGGAGAACGCCGACCGCGAGCAGGCGGAGAACGACCTCCAGGCCAACCGGGTCAAGGCCCTGGTGGCCACCTCGGCCCTCGGCATGGGCTTCGACAAGCCCGATCTCGGTTTCGTCGTGCACCTCGGCTCGCCCTCCTCCCCCATCGCCTACTACCAGCAGGTCGGCCGCGCCGGCCGCGGCGTGGAGCACGCCGAGGTCCTGCTGCTGCCGGGGCGCGAGGACGAGGCGATCTGGCAGTACTTCGCCTCCGTCGCCTTCCCGCCGGAGCAGCAGGTGCGCCGCACGCTCGAGGTGCTGGCCGAGGCCCGCCGGCCGCTGTCCCTGCCCGCCCTGGAGCCGCTGGTCGACCTGCGTCGCACCCGGCTGGAGACCATGCTCAAGGTCCTCGACGTCGACGGCGCCGTGCACCGCGTCAAGGGCGGCTGGACCTCGACCGGCGAGCCGTGGGTGTACGACACCGAGCGCTATGCCTGGGTGGCCCGGCAGCGAGCCGCCGAGCAGCAGGCCATGCGGGACTACGCGGCGGCCACCGGCTGCCGCATGGAGTTCCTGCGCCTCCAGCTCGACGACGAGGAGGCCGCGCCCTGCGGCCGGTGCGACAACTGCGCGGGGGCCCGGTTCACGGCGGAGGTCTCCGGGGCCGCGCTGGACACCGCCCGCGGGGAGCTGGACCGCCCGGGCGTGGAGCTGGAGCCCCGCAAGATGTGGCCGACGGGTCTCGCCGCGGTGGGCGTGGACCTCAAGGGCCGGATCCCGGCGGGCGAGCAGGCTTCGACGGGCCGTGCGCTGGGGCGGCTCTCCGACATCGGCTGGGGCAACCGGCTGCGCCCGATGCTCGCGCCCGGGGCGCCCGACCAGCCGGTTCCGGACGATGTGGCTCAGGCCGTCGTGACGGTGCTGGCCGACTGGGCCCGCGGCCCCGGCGGCTGGGCCTCGGGGGCTCCGGACGCGCCCGGGCGCCCGGTCGGAGTCGTCGCGCTGCCCTCGCGCGGCCGCTCCCGGCTCGTCGGCTCGCTGGCCGCGCGGATCGCGGAGATCGGGCGGATGCCCCTGCTCGGCACGATCGCCTACACGGACCAGGCACCGGAGTTCGGCCTGCCCTCCTCGAACAGCGCCCAGCGGGTGCGCGGCCTCCACCAGGCCTTGACCGTTCCGCCGGAACTCGCCGCGATCCTGAAGGAGACCGCGGGTCCCATCCTCCTCGTCGACGACCGCGCCGAGAGCGGATGGACCCTCGCGGTCTCCGCGCGGCTGCTGCGGCGAGCGGGCGCCAAGGCGGTGTTTCCGCTGGTACTGGCGCTTCAGCCGTAG
- a CDS encoding DUF4192 domain-containing protein: MTNNHEARTPSDRPSAGPSGAADASRITLRSPAELADALPYMLGFHPTDSLVMVAVHGEGGRFGGRLRVGIPHTPEEWEDTARQVADCLIHGSERRGTKPDGVIVFLCQDPGGDESGQRVMTRLRPLAQRIRLSCGALDVPVLEALCLSAGRYWSYCCPDARCCPAEGTVLAVPGSSVMAAAATFAGLQVRGSLREIERRLTPLRGKDAEEMEGALDRAAAALVPKILDGATREEVGAETVLLARALMQRMTLAPPAEAGSRADDWDDALLGHEEAASLILGLQDREIRDIAAEWMEDEEAAPALRLWRALARRCVGAYGEHAAAPLTLAGWVSWSTGDEPTARVALGLALRADDGYRFAQLLHHACNEGIDPEGLRECLREERRRREPRRGRAQGGSRRGATRPPGRRSRTVRRESGRTAGSGQ; this comes from the coding sequence ATGACGAACAACCACGAAGCACGCACCCCGTCCGACCGGCCTTCCGCCGGCCCGTCCGGAGCCGCCGACGCCTCCCGGATCACCCTGCGCAGCCCGGCCGAACTGGCCGACGCGCTGCCCTACATGCTCGGCTTCCACCCGACCGACTCCCTCGTCATGGTCGCCGTCCACGGCGAGGGCGGCCGCTTCGGCGGCCGGCTCCGGGTCGGCATCCCCCACACCCCGGAGGAGTGGGAGGACACCGCCCGGCAGGTCGCCGACTGCCTGATCCACGGCAGCGAGCGCCGTGGCACCAAGCCCGACGGCGTCATCGTCTTCCTCTGCCAGGACCCCGGCGGGGACGAGAGCGGGCAGCGGGTGATGACCCGGCTGCGACCGCTCGCCCAGCGGATCCGGCTCTCCTGCGGGGCGCTGGACGTTCCCGTGCTCGAGGCCCTGTGCCTCTCCGCCGGGCGGTACTGGTCCTACTGCTGCCCGGACGCGCGGTGTTGTCCCGCGGAGGGCACCGTGCTGGCCGTGCCCGGCAGCTCGGTGATGGCCGCGGCGGCCACCTTCGCCGGGCTGCAGGTGCGGGGTTCCCTCCGGGAGATCGAGCGCAGGCTCACCCCGTTGCGCGGAAAGGACGCAGAGGAGATGGAAGGTGCCCTGGACCGGGCCGCCGCGGCCCTGGTCCCGAAGATCCTCGACGGGGCCACCCGGGAGGAGGTGGGCGCCGAGACCGTCCTGCTCGCCCGGGCGCTGATGCAGCGCATGACGCTGGCCCCGCCGGCCGAAGCCGGCTCCCGCGCGGACGACTGGGACGACGCGCTGCTCGGCCACGAGGAGGCCGCCTCGCTCATCCTCGGCCTCCAGGACCGCGAGATCCGCGACATCGCCGCCGAGTGGATGGAGGACGAGGAGGCGGCTCCGGCCCTGCGGCTGTGGCGGGCACTGGCCCGGCGCTGTGTCGGTGCCTACGGGGAGCACGCGGCGGCCCCGCTCACCCTGGCCGGCTGGGTCTCCTGGTCCACCGGCGACGAGCCGACCGCCCGGGTCGCGCTGGGGCTGGCGCTGCGCGCGGACGACGGGTACCGCTTCGCGCAGCTGCTCCACCACGCCTGCAACGAGGGGATCGACCCGGAGGGGCTGCGGGAGTGCCTGCGGGAGGAGCGGCGCAGGCGGGAGCCGCGCCGGGGACGTGCGCAGGGCGGCTCCCGCCGGGGTGCCACCAGGCCGCCCGGCCGCCGGAGCCGGACGGTCCGCCGCGAGTCCGGCCGCACCGCGGGGAGCGGGCAGTGA
- the dnaE gene encoding DNA polymerase III subunit alpha, which translates to MTKTPFTHLHVHTQYSLLDGAARLKDMFNACNEMGMTHIAMSDHGNLHGAYDFFHTAKKAGVTPIIGIEAYVAPESRRNKRRIQWGQPHQKRDDVSGSGGYTHKTIWAANSTGLHNLFRLSSDAYAEGWLTKWPRMDKETISQWSEGLIASTGCPSGELQTRLRLGQFDEALKAASEYQDIFGKDRYFLELMDHGIEIERRVRDGLLEVGKKLGIPPLVTNDSHYTYAHESAAHDALLCIQTGKNLSDPDRFRFDGTGYYLKSTEEMYAVDSSDAWQEGCRNTLLVAEQIDTTGMFEAKNLMPKFEIPEEGYTEITWFKEEVRRGMARRYPGGVPEDRQKQAEYELDVIIQMGFPGYFLVVADFIMWAKNQGIAVGPGRGSAAGSIVAYAMGITDLDPITHGLIFERFLNPERVSMPDVDIDFDERRRVEVIRYVTDKYGDDKVAMIGTYGKIKAKNAIKDSARVLGYPYAMGDRLTKAMPADVLGKGIDLNGITDPSHPRYGEAGEIRAMYENEPDVKKVIDTARGVEGLVRQMGVHAAGVIMSSEPIVDHAPVWVRHTDGVTITQWDYPQCESLGLIKMDFLGLRNLTIMDDAVKMVKANKGIDLDLLGLPLDDPKTYELLCRGDTLGVFQFDGGPMRSLLRLMKPDNFEDISAVSALYRPGPMGMNSHTNYALRKNKQQEITPIHPELEEPLREILGVTYGLIVYQEQVQKGAQIIAGYSLGEADILRRVMGKKKPEELAKNFVIFEAGAKAKGFSDQAIKALWDVLVPFAGYAFNKAHSAAYGLVSYWTAYLKANFPAEYMAGLLTSVKDDKDKSAIYLNECRRMGIKVLLPNVNESEPNFAAQGDDVILFGLTAVRNVGTNVVESIIKSRKAKGKYSSFPDFLDKVEAVVCNKRTVESLIKAGAFDEMGHTRKGLVAHHEPMIDNVVAVKRKEAEGQFDLFGGMGDESASDEPGFGLDVEFSDVEWEKSYLLAQEREMLGLYVSDHPLFGLEHVLSDKTDAGISQLTGGEHSDGAVVTIGGIISGLQRKMTKQGNAWAIATVEDLAGSIECMFFPATYQLVSTQLVEDTVVFVKGRLDKREDVPRLVAMEMMVPDLSNAGTNAPVVLTIPTVKVTPPMVTRLGEILRHHQGNSEVRIKLQGPRTTTVLRLDKHRVKPDPALFGDLKVLLGPSCLAG; encoded by the coding sequence GTGACCAAGACGCCGTTCACGCACCTGCACGTCCACACCCAGTACTCCCTGCTGGACGGTGCCGCGCGGCTCAAGGACATGTTCAACGCGTGCAACGAGATGGGCATGACGCACATCGCCATGTCCGACCACGGCAACCTGCACGGGGCCTACGACTTCTTCCACACGGCGAAGAAGGCCGGGGTCACGCCGATCATCGGCATCGAGGCCTACGTCGCCCCGGAGTCCCGGCGCAACAAGCGGCGCATCCAGTGGGGCCAGCCCCACCAGAAGCGCGACGACGTCTCCGGTTCCGGCGGCTACACGCACAAGACGATCTGGGCGGCGAACTCCACCGGCCTGCACAACCTCTTCCGGCTGTCCTCCGACGCGTACGCCGAGGGCTGGCTCACGAAGTGGCCGCGCATGGACAAGGAGACCATCTCCCAGTGGTCCGAAGGCCTGATCGCCTCCACCGGCTGCCCCTCCGGTGAGCTGCAGACCAGGCTGCGCCTCGGCCAGTTCGACGAGGCCCTGAAGGCCGCCTCCGAATACCAGGACATCTTCGGCAAGGACCGGTACTTCCTGGAGCTGATGGACCACGGCATCGAGATCGAGCGCCGGGTCCGCGACGGGCTGCTGGAGGTCGGCAAGAAGCTCGGCATCCCGCCGCTGGTCACCAACGACTCGCACTACACGTACGCGCACGAGTCGGCCGCGCACGACGCCCTGCTGTGCATCCAGACCGGCAAGAACCTCTCCGACCCGGACCGCTTCCGCTTCGACGGTACCGGCTACTACCTCAAGTCCACGGAGGAGATGTACGCCGTCGACTCCTCGGACGCCTGGCAGGAGGGGTGTCGCAACACCCTCCTGGTGGCCGAGCAGATCGACACCACCGGCATGTTCGAGGCCAAGAACCTCATGCCGAAGTTCGAGATCCCCGAAGAGGGCTACACCGAGATCACCTGGTTCAAGGAGGAGGTGCGGCGCGGCATGGCCCGCCGCTACCCGGGAGGTGTTCCCGAGGACCGGCAGAAGCAGGCCGAGTACGAGCTGGACGTCATCATCCAGATGGGGTTCCCGGGCTACTTCCTCGTCGTCGCCGACTTCATCATGTGGGCCAAGAACCAAGGCATCGCGGTGGGCCCCGGCCGTGGCTCCGCCGCCGGCTCGATCGTCGCCTACGCCATGGGCATCACCGACCTCGACCCGATCACCCACGGCCTGATCTTCGAGCGGTTCCTGAACCCCGAGCGCGTCTCCATGCCCGATGTCGACATCGACTTCGACGAGCGCAGGCGCGTCGAAGTGATCCGGTACGTGACCGACAAGTACGGCGACGACAAGGTCGCCATGATCGGCACGTACGGAAAGATCAAGGCGAAGAACGCCATCAAGGACTCCGCCCGGGTCCTCGGCTACCCGTACGCCATGGGCGACCGGCTCACCAAGGCGATGCCCGCCGACGTCCTCGGCAAGGGCATCGACCTCAACGGCATCACCGACCCCTCGCACCCGCGCTACGGCGAGGCGGGCGAGATCCGGGCGATGTACGAGAACGAGCCGGACGTGAAGAAGGTCATCGACACCGCCCGCGGCGTCGAGGGCCTGGTCCGCCAGATGGGCGTGCACGCCGCCGGCGTGATCATGTCCAGCGAGCCGATCGTCGACCACGCTCCGGTCTGGGTGCGGCACACGGACGGCGTGACCATCACACAGTGGGACTACCCGCAGTGCGAGTCGCTCGGCCTGATCAAGATGGACTTCCTCGGGCTGCGCAACCTCACGATCATGGACGACGCCGTCAAGATGGTGAAGGCCAACAAGGGGATCGACCTCGATCTCCTCGGCCTGCCGCTCGACGATCCCAAGACGTACGAGCTGCTCTGCCGCGGTGACACCCTCGGCGTCTTCCAGTTCGACGGCGGGCCCATGCGCTCCCTGCTGCGCCTGATGAAGCCCGACAACTTCGAAGACATCTCCGCCGTGTCCGCCCTGTACCGGCCGGGCCCGATGGGCATGAACTCCCACACGAACTACGCCCTGCGCAAGAACAAGCAGCAGGAGATCACCCCGATCCACCCGGAGCTGGAGGAGCCGCTCAGGGAGATCCTCGGCGTCACCTACGGCCTCATCGTCTACCAGGAGCAGGTCCAGAAGGGCGCCCAGATCATCGCCGGCTACTCGCTCGGCGAGGCCGACATCCTGCGCCGCGTGATGGGCAAGAAGAAGCCCGAGGAACTGGCGAAGAACTTCGTCATCTTCGAGGCGGGAGCCAAGGCCAAGGGCTTCAGCGACCAGGCGATCAAGGCGCTGTGGGACGTCCTGGTCCCCTTCGCCGGCTACGCCTTCAACAAGGCCCACTCGGCCGCGTACGGCCTGGTCTCCTACTGGACCGCCTACCTCAAGGCCAATTTCCCGGCCGAGTACATGGCGGGTCTGCTCACTTCGGTCAAGGACGACAAGGACAAGTCCGCGATCTACCTGAACGAGTGCCGCCGGATGGGCATCAAGGTGCTCCTGCCGAACGTGAACGAGTCGGAGCCCAACTTCGCCGCCCAGGGCGACGACGTGATCCTCTTCGGCCTCACCGCGGTGCGCAACGTCGGCACCAACGTCGTGGAGTCGATCATCAAGAGCAGGAAGGCGAAGGGGAAGTACTCCTCCTTCCCCGACTTCCTGGACAAGGTCGAGGCCGTCGTCTGCAACAAGCGCACCGTCGAGTCCCTGATCAAGGCCGGCGCCTTCGACGAGATGGGCCACACCCGCAAGGGCCTGGTCGCCCACCACGAACCGATGATCGACAACGTGGTCGCCGTCAAGCGCAAGGAGGCCGAGGGGCAGTTCGACCTCTTCGGCGGAATGGGTGACGAGAGCGCGAGCGACGAGCCCGGATTCGGCCTCGACGTGGAGTTCTCCGACGTCGAGTGGGAGAAGTCCTACCTGCTCGCCCAAGAGCGCGAGATGCTCGGCCTCTACGTCTCCGACCACCCGCTCTTCGGCCTGGAGCACGTCCTCTCCGACAAGACCGACGCCGGCATCTCCCAGCTCACCGGCGGCGAGCACTCCGACGGCGCCGTCGTCACCATCGGCGGCATCATCTCGGGCCTCCAGCGCAAGATGACCAAGCAGGGCAACGCCTGGGCCATCGCCACCGTCGAGGACCTCGCCGGCTCCATCGAGTGCATGTTCTTCCCCGCGACCTACCAGCTCGTCTCCACGCAGCTGGTCGAGGACACCGTCGTCTTCGTCAAGGGACGCCTCGACAAGCGCGAGGACGTCCCCCGGCTGGTCGCCATGGAGATGATGGTCCCCGACCTGTCGAACGCCGGCACCAACGCCCCGGTCGTCCTCACCATCCCCACCGTCAAGGTCACCCCGCCGATGGTGACCCGGCTGGGCGAGATCCTGCGCCACCACCAGGGCAACAGCGAGGTGCGGATCAAGCTCCAGGGGCCGCGCACCACCACCGTGCTCCGCCTCGACAAGCACCGGGTCAAGCCCGACCCCGCGCTCTTCGGCGACCTCAAGGTGCTCCTCGGCCCGTCCTGCCTGGCCGGATAG
- a CDS encoding MHYT domain-containing protein — MGHLDHAAYGWLTPALSYVMACIGAALGLRCTVRALEAATGASRRNWLLTAASAIGTGIWTMHFVAVLGFHVTGTEIRYNVPLTILGLLVAVVVVGAGVFAVGYGKDRGRALVLGGLTTGLGVASMHYLGMAALRLHGSVSYDPLMVGLSIAIAVVAATAALWAALNIKSPVAVAVASLIMGAAVTSMHYTGMLAVAVHVVPSDAPLPGATAMQFIFPLAVGLGSYLFITSAFVALSPTADERAASAAASADRRLGERGAAAAPPTVSASAPSPPGR, encoded by the coding sequence ATGGGACACCTGGACCACGCCGCCTATGGCTGGCTTACCCCCGCGCTGTCATACGTGATGGCCTGCATCGGCGCTGCCCTCGGGCTGCGCTGCACCGTCCGCGCACTCGAGGCCGCGACCGGAGCCTCCCGCCGCAACTGGCTCCTCACGGCGGCCTCGGCCATCGGGACGGGCATCTGGACGATGCACTTCGTCGCGGTGCTCGGCTTCCACGTCACCGGGACCGAGATCCGCTACAACGTGCCGCTGACCATCCTCGGGCTGCTCGTCGCCGTCGTCGTGGTCGGCGCCGGAGTGTTCGCCGTCGGCTACGGCAAGGACCGCGGCCGCGCCCTCGTCCTCGGCGGCCTCACCACCGGCCTGGGCGTCGCGAGCATGCACTACCTGGGCATGGCGGCCCTGCGCCTGCACGGATCGGTCTCCTACGACCCGCTGATGGTCGGGCTCTCCATTGCCATCGCCGTGGTCGCCGCCACCGCCGCCCTGTGGGCGGCGCTCAACATCAAGTCCCCGGTGGCCGTCGCGGTCGCCTCGCTGATCATGGGCGCCGCCGTCACCAGCATGCATTACACCGGCATGCTCGCCGTCGCCGTCCACGTCGTCCCCTCGGACGCACCGCTGCCGGGCGCGACCGCCATGCAGTTCATCTTCCCGCTCGCCGTCGGCCTCGGCTCCTACCTCTTCATCACCTCCGCGTTCGTCGCGCTCTCCCCGACCGCCGACGAACGCGCGGCCTCCGCCGCCGCTTCGGCCGACCGCCGCCTGGGGGAGCGCGGTGCGGCGGCCGCCCCGCCCACCGTGTCCGCTTCCGCCCCGTCGCCGCCGGGCCGCTGA